A single window of Oncorhynchus clarkii lewisi isolate Uvic-CL-2024 chromosome 10, UVic_Ocla_1.0, whole genome shotgun sequence DNA harbors:
- the LOC139419734 gene encoding C-type lectin domain family 4 member M-like: MSEEIYENGDRFSGKKIYKINKIETMDINDQIYNNERPVMPCKKNGVGDQHSVFCQWWKRYSGAAAVCLGLLWVLLLAGIIGLFLYQRNQLTCSNTLTKEGDQLQTSDTNLTAERDQLQTSNNTLTKERDQLQTRYNTLTLERDQLQTSYNTLTKEKDQLQTRYSTLTKEKDQLQTSYNTQTSERDQIQTSYNTLTKEKDQLQTRYNALTKERDQLQKETKRLKQSLVEKVCPEGWKKIGSSCYYVSTEKKSWEESRQDCRNRGADLVVIKSQEQQTLVNWLCGVYDYVWIGLTDSVSEGTWKWVDDTPLTTNYWNSGEPNGGGAENCVYFYSWSADTGEWWDYYCYYKFRWICEK, from the exons ATGTCAGAGGAAATCTATGAAAACGGCGATAGATTTAgtggcaaaaaaatatataaaataaataaaatagagacCATGGACATTAATGATCAAATATACAACAACGAAAGACCCGTCATGCCCTGCAAGAAGAATGGAGTTGGTGATCAACATTCAG TGTTTTGTCAGTGGTGGAAGAGATACTCTGGAGctgctgcagtgtgtctggggctgctgtgggttctcctactggctgggatcataggcctgtTTCTCTACC agagaaaccagttgACCTGTtccaacaccctgaccaaagaggGAGACCAGTTACAGACAAGCGACACCAAcctgactgcagagagagaccagctacagactagcaacaacaccctgaccaaagagagagaccagctacagactagatacaacaccctgaccttagagagagaccagctacagaccagttacaacaccctgaccaaagagaaagaccagctacagaccagatacagcaCCTTGAccaaagagaaagaccagctacagaccagttacaacacccagacctcagagagagaccagatacagaccagttacaacaccctgaccaaagagaaagaccagctacagaccagatacaatgccctgaccaaagagagagaccagctacagaaagAGACAAAACGTCTGAAACAATCTTTAGTTGAGAAAG TGTGTCCGGAAGGATGGAAGAAGATTGGTAGCAGTTGTTACTACGTCTCTACTGAGAAAAAATCCTGggaggagagcagacaggactgCAGAAATAGAGGAGCAGACCTGGTGGTCATCAAGAGCCAAgaacaacag ACATTAGTCAATTGGTTATGTGGAGTATATGACTATgtctggattggtctgactgactctgttTCTGAGGGGACCTGGAAATGGGTGGACGACACACCACTGACCACAAA tTATTGGAACAGTGGAGAGCCTAATGGTGGTGGAGCAGAGAACTGTGTGTATTTCTACTCTTGGTCAGCAGACACAGGAGAATGGTgggactattactgttactataaatTCAGATGGATCTGTGAGAAATAG
- the LOC139419348 gene encoding CD209 antigen-like protein C, with protein sequence MAGAVWKRRFLASAVSLGLLCVLLLAGIIGLLLYQRNLLNSYNNLTAERDQLQTSYNNLTKERDQLQTSNKYGKCPRDWKKSCCSCYYISADEKTWEDSRKDCQARGANLVIINSREEQAFIKAFNKRAWFGLTDIEVEGTWRWVDGTPLTTSYWTKGEPNDLQEDCALVDNTQQDPVVAWNDVPCNHTNSWICERQVC encoded by the exons ATGGCAGGAGCAG TGTGGAAGAGACGTTTCCTAGCTTCTGCAGTGagtctggggctgctgtgtgttctcctactggctgggatcataggcctgtTACTCTACC AGAGAAACCTATTgaacagttacaacaacctgactgcagagagagaccagctacagaccagctacaacaacctgaccaaagagagagaccagctacagaccagtaaTAAATATGGCAAATGTCCCCGAGACTGGAAGAAGTCTTGCTGCAGTTGTTACTACATCTCTGCTGATGAGAAAACATGGGAAGACAGCAGAAAGGACTGTCAGGCGAGAGGAGCAAACCTGGTGATCATCAACAGCAGAGAGGAACAGGCTTTCATCAAAGCGTTCAACAAAAGAGCCTGGTTTGGTCTGACGGACATAGAAGTTGAGGGAACCTGGAGATGGGTGGACGGCACACCACTGACCACAAGTTACTGGACCAAAGGGGAGCCAAATGATTTGCAAGAAGACTGCGCTTTGGTTGATAACACTCAACAGGACCCAGTAGTGGCTTGGAATGATGTGCCATGTAACCACACAAATAGTTGGATCTGTGAAAGGCAGGTGTGTTAA